One Scomber japonicus isolate fScoJap1 chromosome 1, fScoJap1.pri, whole genome shotgun sequence DNA window includes the following coding sequences:
- the pcsk6 gene encoding proprotein convertase subtilisin/kexin type 6, which produces MIFFFFFILLSNQSSRSVVTGQGDVYTNHWAVRITGGPEQADTIAAKYGYMNLGQIGSLEDHYHFHHSRVVRRAAKSFKGPHSFIHMDPQVEWAQQQLVKPRVKRYTQSDPNFIHFSDPKWSNMWYIHCNDNNSRCHSEMNILAAWQRGFTGKNVVVTILDDGIERDHPDLAQNYDHLASYDVNGNDHDPTPRYDSRNENIHGTRCAGEVAAVANNSHCIVGIAYNAHIGGIRMLDGDVTDIVEAKSLGIRPDYIDIYSASWGPKDDGKTVDGPGPLTKQAFEQGIKKGRKGLGSIFVWASGNGGRQGDHCSCDGYTSSIYTISISSTTENGNKPWYLEVCSSIMATTYSSGEFNERKIVTTDLRHRCTDSHTGTSVSAPIVAGIIALALEANLLLTWRDVQHLLVKTSRPVHLRADDWNTNAAGHRVSHLYGFGLVDAEAMVLEATKWRTVPPQHTCTQIPERRTRYIQAGQRLNSSITSSGCSEQAEQHVDYLEHVVVKVLIVHPRRGDLEINIISPSGTKSQLLAKRLFDSSNGGFRNWEFMTVHFWGEKAKGTWTLEIIDTPSKLRNPEVLGNLKEWALILYGTSEHPYQPYRGQHSRSRMLEITNPEEIPEEPELQLEEEEEDEYNGPCHSECGEQGCDGPDADHCLNCINFSFGSLKSGRTCVNHCPSGHYEDITSRRCRRCTKGCEKCDGRSTSSCLLCRRGLYLNALNSSCIDTCPSGYFADENQRLCLKCHERCMTCLRYADRCTACREGYSLAGMTCVPECTNGTFFHLEEMTCSPCHSSCRTCTGPGKEECIHCAEGYLQQEWRCVQTCIPGYYSGEAVGVPHKMCHRCEENCLTCSGPGMTCTRCKEAYSLVSRTCIINASCNNADEVFCEMVKSNRLCEKTLYRQFCCRTCLMNG; this is translated from the exons ATAGGAAGCCTGGAGGATCATTACCATTTCCACCACAGCAGAGTGGTCCGCAGAGCTGCAAAATCTTTCAAAGGCCCCCACAGTTTCATCCATATGGATCCCCAG GTGGAGTGGGCCCAGCAGCAACTGGTAAAACCAAGAGTAAAGAGGTACACCCAAAGTGACCCAAATTTCATTCACTTCAGTGACCCAAAATGGTCGAACATGTGGTACATT CACTGCAATGATAACAACAGCCGCTGTCACTCAGAGATGAACATTCTGGCAGCCTGGCAGAGGGGCTTCACTGGCAAGAACGTGGTGGTCACAATATTAGATGACGGCATCGAGAGGGACCACCCTGACCTGGCCCAGAACTAC GACCACCTTGCAAGCTATGATGTCAACGGGAACGACCATGACCCCACACCACGTTATGACTCTCGCAATGAAAACAT ACATGGAACTCGGTGTGCAGGTGAAGTTGCAGCTGTGGCCAATAACTCCCATTGTATCGTTGGGATTGCCTACAATGCACACATTGGAG GTATTCGTATGCTGGATGGTGATGTGACTGATATAGTAGAGGCCAAGTCCCTGGGAATCCGACCTGACTACATTGACATCTACAGTGCCAGCTGGGGGCCAAAGGACGATGGAAAGACAGTGGACGGCCCGGGGCCACTAACCAAACAAGCTTTCGAACAAGGCATCAAGAAG GGTCGCAAAGGCCTGGGTTCCATTTTTGTCTGGGCGTCAGGTAATGGCGGTCGGCAGGGTGATCACTGTTCATGTGATGGTTACACCAGCAGTATCTAcaccatctccatctccagcaCTACAGAGAATGGAAACAAACCTTGGTACCTGGAGGTCTGCAGCTCCATCATGGCCACAACCTACAGCAGTGGAGAGTTTAACGAGAGGAAGATT GTAACCACTGACCTCCGGCACCGCTGCACCGATAGTCATACTGGcacctctgtctctgctcccatCGTGGCGGGGATCATAGCTCTCGCTCTGGAGGCCAA CCTTTTGCTCACATGGAGGGATGTGCAGCATTTGCTGGTGAAGACATCCAGACCGGTCCACCTGAGAGCTGATGACTGGAATACCAATGCTGCTGGACACAGAG TCAGCCACCTGTATGGCTTTGGCCTGGTGGATGCAGAGGCCATGGTGCTGGAGGCTACCAAGTGGAGGACTGTTCCTCCTCAGCACACCTGCACTCAGATACCTGAGCGACGCACCAG GTACATCCAAGCTGGACAAAGACTGAACAGCAGCATCACCTCCTCTGGGTGTTCAGAACAAGCTGAGCAGCATGTGGATTACCTGGAGCACGTGGTGGTCAAGGTCCTGATTGTCCACCCCCGACGAGGAGACCTTGAGATCAACATCATCTCTCCATCTGGGACGAAATCACAGCTGCTGGCCAAGAG GTTGTTTGACAGTTCCAATGGGGGCTTCAGGAACTGGGAGTTCATGACGGTTCATTTCTGGGGTGAGAAGGCAAAGGGCACATGGACTCTGGAGATTATTGACACACCGTCAAAGCTACGTAACCCTGAGGTGCTGG GTAACCTAAAAGAATGGGCACTGATCCTTTATGGCACATCTGAGCACCCTTACCAGCCCTACAGGGGACAGCACTCCCGTTCAAGGATGTTGGAGATCACAAATCCAGAGGAGATCCCGGAGGAGCCAGAGCTCcagttggaggaggaggaggaagatgaataCAATG GACCATGCCACAGTGAGTGTGGAGAGCAGGGCTGTGATGGACCAGATGCTGACCACTGCCTCAACTGTATCAACTTCAGCTTCGGCAGCTTGAAAAGTGGCAG aaccTGTGTGAACCACTGTCCGTCAGGACACTATGAGGACATAACGTCTCGTCGCTGTAGACGCTGCACCAAAGGTTGTGAGAAATGTGATGGTAGATCAACCAGCAGTTGTCTCTTGTGTCGCAGAGGCCTTTACCTCAACGCACTCAACTCCAGCTGCATCGACACTTGCCCCTCAGGTTACTTTGCTGATGAGA ATCAGAGGTTGTGTCTGAAGTGTCATGAGAGGTGTATGACCTGCCTGAGGTATGCAGATAGATGTACTGCCTGCAGAGAAGGCTACAG tctGGCAGGGATGACTTGTGTTCCTGAATGCACTAATGGAACCTTTTTCCATCTGGAGGAGATGACATGCAGCCCCTGCCATTCCTCTTGTAGGACTTGTACAG GACCAGGTAAGGAAGAGTGTATCCATTGTGCTGAGGGCTACCTGCAGCAGGAGTGGAGGTGTGTGCAGACTTGTATTCCTGGATACTATTCTGGAGAGGCAGTAGGAGTCCCCCATAAGATGTGTCACAG GTGTGAGGAAAACTGTCTGACCTGCAGCGGCCCCGGAATGACCTGCACCAGATGCAAAGAGGCCTACAGTCTGGTCAGCAGGACCTGTATTATTAATGCATCCTGTAATAATG ctgatgAGGTGTTCTGTGAGATGGTCAAGTCCAACCGTCTCTGTGAGAAGACGCTTTACCGTCAGTTCTGTTGCCGTACCTGTCTGATGAACGGATGA